The genomic region AGCGGCGAGTCCGGCCCCGCCGGCGTCCCCGGCGACGACTGAACGGCGCTCCGACTACCGCGCGTCTTCGAGTTGCGCCAGCGCGTCGGGGTTCTCGATGCTGCTCATGTCGCCCAGGTCCTCGCCCGTGTAGCTCGCCTGGACCGCCCGGCGGATGATCTTCCCGCTCTGGGTCTTGGGGAACTCCGAGACGAACAGCACTTCGCGGGGGCGGAACGGTTTCCCCAACTCCTCGCCGACCTGCGCGCGAAGTTCCTCGCGCAACTCGTCGCTCTCCTCGACGCCCTCCTCAAGGATGACGTAGGTGACGACCGCCGTCCCGGTGGTGTCGTCGGGCACCCCGACGGCGGCGGCCTGGTTCACCGCCTCGTGGTCCATCAGCGCGCCCTCGACCTCCGCCGGCCCGACCTTGCGCCCGGCGACGTTCAGCGCGTCGTCGGCGCGCCCGTGGAGGAACCAGAAGCCATCGCCGTCCTTCTGGGCCCAGTCGCCGTGGTCCCACAGCGGTGGGTCCTCGAACGAACTCCAGTACTCCTCGAGGTAGCGCTCGTCGCCCTCCCACAGCGATTTGGTCATCGAGGGACACGAATCCCGCGCGACCAGAAAGCCCCGTTCGTGTGAGTCGGCGACCGACTCGCCCTGGGAGTTCACGATGTCGACGTCCATTCCTAACCCTGGTCCGCCGAGCGTACAGGGTTTCAGCGGCTGGTTCGGCATCGGCATCAGGAAACAGCCACAGATCTCCGTGCCCCCGGAGATGTTGATGATCGGGGCCTCGCTCCCGCCGACCTTCTCGTAGAACCACAGCCACGACTCGGGGTCCCACGGCTCGCCGGTCGAACCCAGGATCCGGAGGCTGGAGAGGTCGTGGGCCTCGAGGGGTCCGTCGCCGTGTTTCCGGAGCGCGCGGATCGCCGTCGGGCTGATCCCGAACTGGGTGATCGAGTGGCGGTCGATCATCTCCCAGAATCGATCAGGCTGAGGATGATCGGGCGCGCCCTCGTACATGAACAGCGTCCCGCCGAAGGTGTGGACCCCGATCAGCGTCCACGGACCCATCATCCAGCCGATGTCGCTCACCCAGAAAAAGCGGTCGGCGGGCTTGAGGTCCATCCCGAAGTGGACCTCCTTGGGACACTGCACCC from Halalkalicoccus sp. NIPERK01 harbors:
- a CDS encoding AMP-binding protein, whose protein sequence is MDSPDTGEIVHRPTEEFAANTNVAAFMDRYDIADYEELIERTTGEIEWFWDELVDYLGIDFYEAYDRVRDDSGARSAPERASGDAASRGGPQFTDWYPGGELNVAHNTLDRHAAPGNETRNKVACIWEGEPGEVRQVTYHDLHRQANQVANALEARGVGTGDTVGLYMPMVPEVAAILYGCFKVGAIAVPIFSGFGTDATATRIADSEPSVLFTGDGFYRRGSEIHLKGSADAAIEEAGHVEHTIVYERLGTDYDRQERDETWAEAVESESDEYETTSLPSDQESMLLYSSGTTGKPKGIVHTHAGVGVQCPKEVHFGMDLKPADRFFWVSDIGWMMGPWTLIGVHTFGGTLFMYEGAPDHPQPDRFWEMIDRHSITQFGISPTAIRALRKHGDGPLEAHDLSSLRILGSTGEPWDPESWLWFYEKVGGSEAPIINISGGTEICGCFLMPMPNQPLKPCTLGGPGLGMDVDIVNSQGESVADSHERGFLVARDSCPSMTKSLWEGDERYLEEYWSSFEDPPLWDHGDWAQKDGDGFWFLHGRADDALNVAGRKVGPAEVEGALMDHEAVNQAAAVGVPDDTTGTAVVTYVILEEGVEESDELREELRAQVGEELGKPFRPREVLFVSEFPKTQSGKIIRRAVQASYTGEDLGDMSSIENPDALAQLEDAR